The following is a genomic window from Schistosoma mansoni, WGS project CABG00000000 data, supercontig 0160, strain Puerto Rico, whole genome shotgun sequence.
AAGTTTTCAATCATAAGACACAACATTTTGTCGAACTTCAACCAGAAAGTCTACAACTTTCAAAATGGTTTGAACTTGTTTCGCGAACTATTAGCTTTTTTCTAACAGCATTTTACTGAAGAAAACAGGGTGATTGATCACATGTAACACGTTTCATTCACCTTAGTTAATAGAGATTTACAGGCTCATAAATGAGTTTGATATTTTTTCTCTAGAATCCTATGTTGAACCTTAGAATTGTTTACTCGTTTGTTCTTCTATAACACAATTAGTGAGTCGTAGAAATTCTACTAACTTCATAGGCCAGATTTTACAACAGTAAACCAATATGACTGcatgataaataattattacaaaTTAGTTATCAACTCAGTGGTTGGGTAACATTTCTTCTTAGAAGAATTTTAACTGAACAGCTCGGTCAACAGTTAATATTAGATTCACATAGTTAACTATTTGACACTGATAATGACAACGTTGATGCAATAAATTTGAGTAGATGGTCCACATTTTAATACTGTATAGGGTTGTAGAGTTTGTTGATGTTAGGTTTACATCATCAGTGGATCAACGTTAAACCACcactggaaacctggaagcactggacgaccatttcgtcctggtaaaggactcctcagcggtgcgcatcgacgatccattcatgatatccattcatgatatcaatttaaactcaacaatctccacaaccgtatactgataattatcatttgctcactagtgactggcttcaagttCTGATGAGAaatcgtaaccagtggagttcagctgggtctgctgtgagatagtaactcactgaacacaatggtgGGTGGTGGCGCaatctcgtggattggttgaagttagatattaacaccgtggcatgccgtctcagtggttcACAGGTTAAGCCTTCGAGTCctagaccgaaggtcctgtgtttgagTTTTGcgtgcaggatcatggatgtgcaatgctgaggagtcatatactagaacaaaacggccatctAATCCTCTCAGGTTCTCAAATTAGTATATGGGTTTGTAGAGTTTGCTAAATATTGTTACGATCACGAAACGATTTATGTAGAACAACGAATAAAAAACCGGTAGTATGGAACAGCTATTTCGTTCTAGAATAGGACTTCATAAAAGTGTGCGTCTACGACCACGCCAAATCATATTGCACTGCGATCACTAGATAAAGTAACTGTATGCTTCGACCGTTTACCACTAAACAACTGACAGCTATATGTCAACCTACTGATTTTCAGTGATCATATTACAAGTCAATTGGCACATTTAATTGGCAttgattcattaaaatttatcgACACCAAATGGTTAAACTATTCAGTGACCAAGCACTTATAAGCATTTCAGCCCTAAAGCAGATCATTTTCCACCTGAATACCTCAGTGGTATCACGTCAATTTGTGAAGCTAGGCAACGCGTAATCGAGTTCCGCAGGGAACATTGGTTCCACCAATCACTGAAAGTAAGCACTGATGTTAAGTATCGACTAATCTAAAACCTTAATGAAATAGAACATCCTAAGTGACTTTGAGAATACCCACCTGCTTATCAGGGTCTAAAAAGAATTGGAACTCAGCatgaggaattaggattaagATTTAGAGTTAGAAATTGAGGTTAAGAATGATAGTAAAAGTTTTCATCCCGTATTTACATAAGCTACAATACTAAAATGCAATTTAACTACATAGATGAATAGATTCGGCATCAAAATCCAAAAATTTCTATctttaatttgattggttattcTATAAAATATAGTTTCATCGAATCATTTAGGTACACACAGATTAACACTACTATTATCTCATGATCTACCCTACTATAATGTACTTCCATATTATgtaatatcattatgattatttcgTAATCACATAATATAATTTACGAAATAATCAATTACATTCGGGTAAAAAAAGAAACTCGTTTAAAGTTCATGTATCCAGTGGtaactgttttttttctaaaaataaaattgatttcattAGGAAACACATTTCCAAAGGTTATGTAATAAGAACCTCTTTGTCAAAAGTTTAACATATAGATAGGTTTAAACTGTTTTTCAAACGATCACAtggtttgaattcacttagtattgtttgtttgaatcttctcattgatgcttaggactgcaactggtcagtctcttattggccatatgtgcatactgtgcatattgcctcgatatagctttaattcacaagcatagtaagcaaagatgaatagtggctagcagtggaatccaggacgcgagtttcatcctatttgagactggtcacagctgaatgtacctgcatctcagagttgatgtacactctgggactctaacccagtgcctttcgcttcaaacgccatcacgttattcactcagctactgagtccagatagccacttgcttgtgcaatgggatgaagtttaaatccacttagtattgtttgtttagatcttcccattaatatttaggactgcaactgctctcattggccatatgtgcatactgtgcgaattgcctcgatattgccttaattcacaagcattataagcaaagacggatgcAGACACATCCAGTTGACCagttcaaaataggacgaaatgcgcgtcttggattccactgctagccactatccatctttgatcaCATGATTTTGTAGTCACTTTTCAGTTACAGTCTAATGGCTTTCAGAAAATTTTATAAGTTTACGATTTTAGAAATATCACTATGTGACCGCATTCATTTAAGTATGTAAATTAGTTAGATTACCTTTTCTAACTTTTATCCCGTGGGCCTTCTTTTAAAATTATACACAAGTATTTGTATATAGTAAGTTTTGTGAGAAGACGGTAATGTTGTTTCTTTTGTAAATTTCTCACAACATTTGAAAATAGTATTCTGTGTTCTGTTTGACTTATACATATACCTCACTTTCACGATTTTGTAAATTGATCAGCGTAAACATCTTCAAAGAATATTAAAGTGGACAGTCGTCTTCAATAActaagatgtaggtacattTATTTGATAAGTACTAAGTAGGATGAAACATGAGTCTTAGATTCCACTGTGAAAGATAGTGAGAACCATGATAGCATTCAGTTTCTGACTAAACTGTGGTATATTCTATTTACAAACAATGAATGATCCTTTTAATACAACTCAACGATTAAGTATTGGAATAAACTGGATGTTTGTCATTAAATAACAGTTGAACTTTGATAATCTATACGCTAATATAAAAGGTGTAAATTAGAAGATAACTTAATATTCTGTACAAAAGTTAAATTTGAAAAGAACAACTCTgtttttattatcatattttagTGACTTTTGGTCACATAACGAAGTTGGAAAGTAACAACCAGTCAGGTAACAGTAAATATTATGAGTCAGCAAAACCTATTCAAGGTTATCATttaaagaaagaactaacatgTTATATCAATaagggggtttgtggaaattgtagtaattgaatagttgagttcataagtcaattaaagttagagaaccatggaaaacgtggaagcctTGGACGTCCTTTATCGTCCTAGCAttggactactcagcagtgagcacccaGGATTCCgctcgtgagatttgaacccaagacctttggTCTCACCGTGACCAGAAGAGTACACtcaggtctgttatgagacagtaattcactgaagacaatggtggacggtgacTCAATTCCATGGATCGGTTTAGGTTAGACATTATTACCGTTGGATgctgttataacgtatgagCTCGTAATttatatgaacgtgcaattagagaggagtggatTTTACTGATCGGCGCAGTGATGATGcataaaatcgtacgagcagtcttgattgcgtatcggccctgctataCGCCTAGCCcggccgttaagtccagaacacaaatacagcctcggcaatatgaatcattatttacaaacatactgggtttttatacaaaccaaagtaatcaataactgagtataactcaagaatcgtatgataataaatcaaagatcaaaataaagctaatgataagagaaacacgaatatgaatagtttagttacgtaataattatacaataggaaataggcataatacattggtcgataaataatccttagagttaccattcataattcaccaggggatacaacagatgccggtcggctcagtggaTTTGAGGTtcagcgttcgcgcgcgagaccggaAGTCCTGCGTTTAAAACCCGCGAGTGGGATTGTAGATGCgtattgctgaagagtcccgtgCCAGGGCGGAACGGCCGTTTAGTGGTTCcatgtggtctagcttcaattgacccatgaactcaactattcaataaaattttattgtAAAAAGAAGTGGATAACATGGTTTCTTTTTAGCAAATTaccttttttaaaatatctcttcaaactaattatttaaataGTAACTATTCTGATTGTTCATTTTTTATCCCACTCCCCAATCTATTCTAAACATTCAATAACACTGAATGAAGCATTGTAGATCACTCATTCAATTATAAAGCATTGgtgttcattatttttttaagaaaGTTGACTGGACTTTCTACATATCATTTCTTAATTGGTTACATTTCTCTCAATACGTATCAATTTCATGAATACGTATTGACTACATCTTACAAAAACTTCATTTTATCTCTGAATGTACATTAATTGGTCTCTAAGTAGTAATCATTATCAAGTTTTCACAATTTATTgttcactgggtggtgatcactTTCATGCGTGTCaaatccttcttagtgctgatcgaatgctatcgatcaagttgcaatacggccactagtctaggtgactcgacactgcgtgcactatgttgagataagatggtggttggaggtggtaaACAGGAAACCCTCTACCCGGGTTTCGTCTATTtcgatcaagttacaatatGACCGCTAGTCTAGAAGATTTATCAGTGTATACAATTCTAACGAAACATAAGTACTGTGTCAaggtgaaaaaaatattttaaacaataaaaacaaagatGAATGAATCATGTTGACCTTAAATAAAGATTATTTTGAAGAGGATTAAACTAAGTTACCTTACCTAGTGTTagattagttttctttttttctgctTTTACTTCGTGTAGTTATTTGGGCAGACCATATTGTAACAAAACAAATTTACACTACTTAGATCAATGTAAATTCCCATTTGAAAATTATCTGATTATAATGAGATAATGAGTGAACAGAATGTACCAAGAGGATAACAAGTGTTATTGACTAATTCCCTGAACATTGAAGttctttttaatttgtttaaatatgcAGATACCCACTTTTAGAGTAATTAGTGTATGGGACATGATCAAATATCATTGAAATGTTTCTCTTCCattacttgtctgaagatgacaAATATCGAGATGATTAGTGAATTATAGTCAATTCTATTAATTCCtttgaaaataacaaaaaacacTAGAATTTTCGGGAAACTATGTAATGTTTTTTGGTTTGCCTTTAAGATCTCTTTTCTGAGCTCAAATTGATGTTATATTCAAAAAAATAGATCATTCCAATAACCAATTATCTGTTCTATAACTGATCGATCATTTACTAATTATCAATATGATGTTTGTCTAGTCGTTTAGTTCTAATAGATTTCCATCGACCAACTAGCTATTCAGCTACATCCTAGCTCTGTGACTCGACATCATCAATACTCTGTTAGGATGTTAGGGGACTGAAGGAAGCCTAAAGAATTTGGTCAACGTTAAATGAGCAAATAAACATCAATCGTTAATAACCCAGTCCTGCAGAGGTTCAGCATTGTCAATACAATCTTAGTGGTAACATCTCAGACTATCGAATTGCGTGACACTGGTATGGGTCCACTTGGTATACTCAGTTTCCTAAAGACTACAAGTATGAATTGTTGTTAAATCCTGACTCGCATGAAATCCAGATCTAGAACATCCTATTGACTACCGTCAAGTATATAACAGCTGCTAACTGTATTAAAACCTCGTATAAACTATTAGTGCTCTTTACATTTCTAACTGACGTCATACAATATAAATAATGTTACCGACTAATAACGAAATCAAATTTCAACTGACTCTTCTAGTTCCTTTTCACTGGAGTTTTTTCAAAAACTCCACCTGGAGACTATCTACCGTCATCACAAATCTCAAACCAGGGTAAAATATGAGGGTCATGGATGGAATTAACAACTCCACTTCATAATAAAACGCTAACTAGAAGGTTGTTCAAATGATTAGCTCACGCATATACATACGGCTGTATTATTCGGTCATTGAACGTGTTGTTTACTTTTCAATGGTGTGTTACCTTGATGTTCAAGTTTGAATATACAGTCAGTTTACAGTTATCACTCAAAGTTCCCACTAGTCGACTATCAACACCTAAAATATCACCATTATTTTTGTAACACAGTTAAGGTGATTATAAGTTATCAAGGAAAGATATATCAATGATGGCAATCCTAACTTAGAACTAATATCATTTCAAAGAAAAGTTCGAATAGCTTTTTAGCCGCAAACAatctgtataataatagtaatgacttGAATCAATACTACAAATTTTATCCCAGTTACTAATTTTTATCAGTATGGTGTTGTGACGTTTGTTGAGtttcaattgaaatcatgaaccgatcagtgtTCGATCATTAACGGAaacgtggaagcattggacgggaCCAATTGGTCTTTATTCCAATATTATTTTACTTTATATTATCAttccaaaaaatatattttattcacgTTTGTACATGGTTTGGAAATTGGTAGATTCAACAGTTGATCAGATCGACATATACAGGACTGAACTCAGATATTTTCGACTTTTCATGATATTCATCTGAGTCGATTATTTAGATTTGGTTAAATTATCATGTAAAGATACAATTAATTTATGTGAACATATGACTGCCTTTTGTCGTGGAAATTGAAATtatataagatggtggttggaggtggtcaacaggaaaccctggacctgggttttgtgctacttggcacacgtcaacaaggtgtacctgtaatcttgagggaactggtgcttcctggcggattcgatcccattttacccagcttcacagtcagagacgttaccactgagccaTTCGGACCGTGACTGACCagctgtaggactgagatgtgaTCACAATCTTCACATattgcacgcagtgtcgagtcacctagactagtgaccatgttgcaacttgatcaatagcatttgatctgcactaagaaggactggacactcatgacattgatcaccacccagtgatcaatcaattgtgattaaaattatatatttattttggaAATAATAAATGAGAAATTAATTTATCTTAATGATTCAATCAAATTTAGGAGAGTTAAACATCACCAACGGGAATAAATGTTAGTTATATGAAACCACAAGTAGACCAAAGTTGTAAATGTATAATCAAGTGAATGTCGAATTATTGATTTGAAGGGTAAGTAATCTCCACGAAACATAAACCTCTATGGTTCGATTCGACATGGGGTTATAAATGAACACTTATAAGTAGTCCCAAACGAAGATGATATCATTGTCCATTCCCTTACAGTTCTTAATTATTATCTTTAATCATATCAATACATAATACTAACTACAAAATAAACGTGTAtattgagtagacaattgtgAATATATAAAGGAGAACAATACACCAATCgttaagaaatatatatttagatACTAAAAATAAGTAATTCCTGGGGAAAAATTAAAAGGGTAAAATGCTACTGTTTTCTTCAGTATTAAAAATGACACCACTGtgaaatgatgataaatcaattCTAACATCTCATAAACGTTTATTAACAAGTAGCATAATAATAGATGGTGACATTTGTCGAATTTTCATAATTTGATCTCATTTTATGATGAGTTTACATAGATATATCATATTTCCAAGAGATAGTTAACTagctacctacttacttacccaTCTACCTATCTACCTAGATAGATAGTTAGATAGACGATTTTCAAAAACAGTACAATTCATAGTCAATTCGTCTGTTCATTAGTTATTTCTCTCTTATTATTGAGTCATCATAATTATGAAATCAATAATGGCCTTCTTCAATTCAATTTGCAGAAACTGGTTAACATTCACAGTACATGCTTATAACACAGTTTGATATTCGACGTAAACATGTATATATCGTATAATACACAAATATGCACATACACTCACTTATCAGTAATATAGTGGtgtaagagagaaaaaaagaaaagacgaaatcatttaattaaatcattatTCGTCcatatgttaataataatataatataataaataataataatattcaagtAACAAAAACTCGAAATCTGATTGGTCAATtgtattaaccaatcaaattacaataaattGATTATATATCAAAACACAATACCTTAGATacataaaatttcatttattcattattattattattattattatatcaagGATTATAAAGTGTgattaattatttgtaaatgttGTAGCAAAATTTGTTTCCTCTAACttcctcttttttttctattttcttttctttctgtttttttttatttcacttgGTCCTTACCTACATAGATTACATCAAATACGATCAACTTCCGTTTTGGATTGAATTGCACGCGTGATCTAATCGGAAATTATTTGTGTTCATTGTGAACTGAAAATGGAAATGTCTTGTTTTAAttgtatataatatatatattttttcccCAATTCATTTTGAAGCATGAATCATTACGGCTTTTGCATGTTGTCTACTCTTATTTTcatcagtagtagtattatgATCCATTAATGATTAGCCATATGTTGGTGATAGTATTGTATACATTTACAAATATGCTGTCTTTATTTGGAAAACCGTCAAAACTCTCAATGTATATCAATGCAGATAAAAGTCTAGGCAACAATTATCTATtcatattatcattgttattattatcatggatAAACTATGGTGAAACCAGAAGAGGAGGTgagtaataatatttataaattatatttgaatattgatctatttatttatttatttaaggaaTGCCTTTTTTAAATGGTTATATTTTTTGCTTTGATTGGAATAAACAATTGAATTTCTTGATTTTGCATGTTCATAAGGTCAAATGCATTAGTAGGAGGGATTTTAATTTCTCTGTAAAAAATCAGTCTTTATCAACATATATATGAATCCTCTACGATGTTGTCTAGATGTAGTCATTTTTAACACAATCTTATAGATTTTTGTCTGGCAGTAGAATTCGGCACACacattttgtcttatttgggacttgtcagcgaTGGATGAATGTACAATTGAATGGGCTTCTGAATGCAGTAGACCAATGTGTAACGCATTGGCACTTGAAGTGAAGAGTACTAGGTCAGAATCGCATTGTAAACATCAACACTAGGATGATAATACATCCAGCAGAGGAGTTCCAAATAACATGAAACGTTCATCCTCAGTTCTGCTGCTACCCACATTTCCATCTATTTCATCGAAGGTCAGATAGAGTTACAAGTTAAATTCTAGCTCAGGTAAATTCTATTCTATACGATAGACGGTCTAATATTCATAGTAcaattgaaaatatattttaatactaATTAATCAACAGTGAGTCAACTAATTTTGGAGAGTTATCTGATAATgtttaattaattcaatttgCTATCTACTTAAGTGTGATCACTCAATAAATACTATCATCATTCTATTTAAGATTTGTTGA
Proteins encoded in this region:
- a CDS encoding XP_018646752.1 translates to MMHKIVRAVLIAYRPCYTPSPAVKSRTQIQPRQYESLFTNILGFYTNQSNQ